A single window of Flagellimonas maritima DNA harbors:
- a CDS encoding heavy metal translocating P-type ATPase produces MVASKCYHCGDDCNRTKILFDEKEFCCNGCKTVYEIFTSNGLSNFYDIEARAGSAPNEIRQKYDFLDNDDIIEKLVEFNEEKVQVVSLSIPTIHCSSCIWVLENLNRLHKSITNSQVDFPKKTIRVTYGTEGFSLKALVLLLGSIGYEPYISLEEYDRKDGKENRSLIYKLGVAGFAFGNVMLFSFPEYFEVEEFWLEQYKQVFRWLMFAFSLPIVFYAAQDYFISAYKGLRSKMLNIDVPIALGILTLFIRSTVDIVFDLGSGFFDSLTGLVFFLLLGKYFQQKTYSFLSFERDYKSYFPIAVTRLNSDRNEENVQIYAINVGDRILIRSNEIIPFDCILIKGTAEIDYSFVTGESQAVFKQSGEKLFAGGKQLSGVLEVEVLKSVSQSYLTQLWGNSVFGKDKVTAFQTLTDSIGKRFTIGVLSIAILATAFWLFHLPSMALNVFTAVLIIACPCAIALAAPFTLGNMLRIFGKHKFYLKNTNVIERLSKIDTAIFDKTGTITTTEKETILYEGVALTDSEKILLKTTLRASNHPLSRSLYEILKSNAIMTLDEFQEHTGKGIEGRSNEHSIKVGSASYVGGNNSNSVINTAVYVSSDEDYKGRFIFKNNYRNGLGGLFKSLGKDFGLGILSGDNDGEQQQLKKILPKNTSLLFNQRPEDKLEYISGLQKHKNVLMVGDGLNDAGALAQSDVGISVSENINVFSPACDAILDASQLTKLPAFIKMSKKSMQVIKLSFLFSLCYNIVGLYFAVTGQLQPVIAAILMPLSSISIVVFTTVCTNVLGRKLKIK; encoded by the coding sequence TTGACGAAAAGGAGTTTTGTTGCAACGGCTGCAAAACTGTCTATGAGATATTTACATCCAACGGGCTTTCCAACTTCTACGATATAGAGGCCAGGGCGGGCAGCGCTCCCAACGAAATCCGACAGAAATATGATTTCCTTGATAATGATGACATCATAGAAAAACTGGTTGAATTCAATGAGGAGAAAGTACAGGTTGTGAGTTTGAGCATACCGACCATCCATTGCAGTTCTTGCATTTGGGTTTTGGAAAATCTCAATCGTTTGCACAAATCGATTACAAATTCGCAGGTGGATTTTCCCAAAAAAACCATTCGGGTAACTTATGGAACTGAAGGTTTTTCCCTGAAGGCGTTGGTTCTTTTATTGGGCAGTATAGGCTATGAACCCTATATCTCATTGGAAGAGTATGATAGAAAGGATGGAAAAGAGAACCGTTCACTGATTTACAAGCTTGGTGTTGCAGGTTTTGCGTTTGGCAATGTAATGTTGTTTTCCTTTCCTGAGTATTTTGAAGTTGAAGAGTTCTGGTTGGAACAATATAAGCAGGTCTTCCGTTGGTTAATGTTTGCCTTTTCGTTACCTATCGTATTTTATGCGGCTCAGGATTATTTTATTTCAGCTTATAAAGGCCTGCGCTCAAAAATGTTGAATATAGATGTGCCAATAGCGTTGGGAATCTTGACCTTGTTTATAAGAAGCACCGTGGATATTGTCTTTGATTTGGGGTCAGGATTTTTTGATAGTCTAACCGGATTGGTCTTTTTCCTTTTACTGGGAAAATATTTTCAGCAGAAAACCTATTCTTTTTTGTCTTTTGAACGGGATTACAAATCCTATTTTCCAATTGCGGTAACCAGACTGAATAGCGACAGGAATGAAGAAAACGTACAAATCTATGCTATAAATGTAGGTGATAGGATTTTAATCCGGAGTAACGAGATTATTCCATTTGATTGTATTCTGATAAAAGGTACCGCAGAAATAGATTATAGTTTTGTTACGGGAGAATCGCAAGCTGTATTTAAGCAATCGGGCGAGAAGCTTTTTGCAGGTGGAAAACAGCTTTCCGGGGTTTTGGAAGTTGAGGTGCTAAAATCGGTTTCGCAAAGTTACTTAACACAGCTGTGGGGCAATTCGGTTTTTGGCAAGGATAAGGTAACCGCTTTTCAAACACTTACGGATAGTATTGGAAAACGTTTTACCATTGGCGTTTTGAGTATTGCTATTTTGGCCACCGCTTTTTGGCTTTTCCATTTGCCAAGTATGGCCCTGAACGTTTTTACGGCCGTGCTGATCATTGCTTGCCCCTGCGCAATAGCCTTGGCGGCTCCATTTACTTTGGGCAACATGTTGCGCATATTTGGCAAACACAAATTCTATCTAAAGAACACCAATGTTATCGAGAGATTATCGAAAATAGATACGGCTATATTTGATAAGACAGGAACAATTACAACTACAGAAAAAGAAACCATCTTGTATGAAGGTGTAGCGCTTACGGATTCAGAAAAAATATTGCTCAAGACTACGCTACGTGCTTCCAACCATCCATTGAGCAGATCGCTTTATGAAATTCTAAAATCCAACGCCATTATGACTTTGGACGAGTTTCAGGAACATACGGGAAAAGGTATAGAAGGCAGATCGAACGAGCATTCCATTAAAGTGGGTTCCGCAAGCTATGTGGGTGGGAACAATTCAAATTCTGTTATAAATACAGCTGTTTATGTGAGTTCTGATGAGGATTATAAGGGACGTTTTATATTTAAGAACAACTACAGAAACGGTTTGGGGGGACTCTTCAAGAGCTTGGGCAAAGATTTTGGATTGGGGATTCTTTCCGGAGATAATGATGGGGAACAGCAACAACTTAAAAAAATACTTCCTAAAAATACAAGTTTGCTTTTCAATCAAAGACCAGAGGATAAACTGGAATACATAAGCGGATTGCAAAAGCACAAAAATGTTTTGATGGTTGGCGATGGCCTCAATGATGCAGGAGCCTTGGCGCAAAGTGACGTTGGCATCTCGGTTTCTGAAAACATCAATGTTTTTTCACCGGCCTGTGATGCCATTCTTGATGCTTCACAATTGACCAAGCTTCCAGCGTTCATCAAAATGTCCAAAAAGTCCATGCAGGTTATAAAATTGAGCTTCCTTTTTTCATTGTGCTATAACATAGTTGGACTTTATTTTGCGGTAACTGGTCAGTTGCAACCGGTCATAGCAGCGATATTGATGCCCTTGAGCTCTATTAGCATAGTTGTGTTCACTACGGTTTGTACCAATGTGTTGGGAAGAAAATTAAAAATTAAATAA
- the ccoS gene encoding cbb3-type cytochrome oxidase assembly protein CcoS, with translation MSVIYVLLAISVSVASVFFIAFVLSVRNGQYDDSYTPSVRMLFEDELLPDSEKSDVKTKNQTK, from the coding sequence ATGAGTGTTATTTATGTGTTATTGGCCATAAGTGTTTCCGTGGCATCGGTTTTTTTTATAGCCTTTGTCCTCTCTGTGAGGAACGGCCAGTACGATGATTCATATACACCTTCGGTAAGAATGCTTTTTGAAGATGAACTTTTACCGGATTCAGAAAAAAGTGATGTGAAAACAAAAAATCAAACCAAATAA
- the ccoN gene encoding cytochrome-c oxidase, cbb3-type subunit I, which produces MEIQQFRYDNKIVQKFLYATMLWGVVGMLVGLLLAFMFLFPNITDGISWLSFGRLRPLHTNAVIFAFVGNAIFAGVYYSTQRLLKARMFNDFLSNFNFWGWQLIIVAAAITLPLGYTTSKEYAELEWPIDIAIAIVWVVFGWNLIGTILKRRQRHLYVAIWFYLATFVTVAVLHIFNSLELPVAALKSYSVYAGVQDALVQWWYGHNAVAFFLTTPFLGLMYYFVPKAANRPIYSYRLSIVHFWSLIFIYIWAGPHHLLYSSLPDWAQNLGVVFSIMLIAPSWGGMINGLLTLRGVWDKVRTDATLKFMVVAITGYGMATFEGPMLSLKNVNAIAHFSDWIIAHVHVGALAWNGFLTFGMIYWLVPKMFKTTLYSKGLANVHFWIGTLGIILYALPMYVAGFTQALMWKEFNPDGTLVYGNFLETVTQIIPMYWMRAIGGTMFLVGMLIMVYNVIATIRKGSSVEDELAEAAALTRVSKKRVAGETFHNWLERRPVQLTILATVAILIGGIIQIVPTILVKSNIPTITSVKPYTPLELEGRDLYIREGCVGCHSQMIRPFRSEVERYGEYAKAGEFVYDHPFLWGSKRTGPDLLRVGGKYSDNWHLNHMYDPQSTSSGSIMPAYQWLVTSEHDRSAVKNKMEAMVKLGVPYTEEDIANAGQSMAEQSIQIEKNLYTDPEFARTYEADKKYAQENGEDFVQMRDREIVSLIAYLQRLGTDIKIKGDDGLLSDNKE; this is translated from the coding sequence ATGGAAATACAACAATTTCGCTACGATAATAAAATCGTACAAAAGTTTTTATACGCTACCATGTTGTGGGGCGTTGTTGGAATGCTGGTAGGCCTTTTACTGGCTTTCATGTTTTTGTTCCCAAATATTACGGACGGTATCTCATGGTTGAGCTTTGGACGTTTACGTCCATTGCATACAAATGCCGTGATTTTTGCCTTTGTGGGGAACGCCATATTTGCAGGTGTATATTACTCTACACAACGCTTGCTAAAGGCTAGGATGTTCAACGATTTTCTAAGTAATTTCAATTTTTGGGGATGGCAGTTAATCATTGTTGCGGCGGCCATAACATTGCCTTTGGGATACACAACATCAAAAGAATATGCAGAATTGGAATGGCCTATAGATATAGCCATTGCTATAGTTTGGGTCGTTTTTGGATGGAACTTGATCGGTACCATCCTTAAAAGAAGACAACGTCATCTATATGTTGCAATATGGTTCTATTTGGCCACATTTGTTACCGTTGCCGTATTACATATTTTCAATAGTTTGGAATTGCCAGTAGCTGCGTTGAAAAGTTATTCCGTATACGCAGGAGTACAGGATGCTTTGGTACAATGGTGGTACGGACATAATGCCGTGGCTTTCTTTTTGACTACACCATTTTTGGGATTGATGTACTATTTTGTCCCAAAGGCGGCCAATAGACCAATATACTCTTACCGTCTTTCCATTGTTCATTTTTGGTCGTTGATATTCATCTATATCTGGGCAGGGCCTCACCATTTATTGTACTCTTCTCTTCCAGATTGGGCTCAAAATCTTGGTGTTGTTTTCTCGATTATGCTAATTGCCCCGTCTTGGGGAGGTATGATCAATGGTCTGTTGACCCTACGTGGAGTATGGGACAAAGTAAGAACAGATGCCACATTAAAATTTATGGTGGTCGCCATTACGGGATATGGTATGGCCACCTTTGAAGGACCCATGTTGTCCCTTAAAAACGTAAATGCCATAGCCCACTTTAGTGATTGGATCATTGCCCACGTACATGTTGGGGCATTGGCTTGGAACGGGTTCCTCACATTTGGCATGATTTATTGGTTGGTCCCTAAAATGTTCAAGACAACACTTTACTCCAAAGGGCTTGCCAATGTACACTTTTGGATAGGAACGTTGGGAATTATACTATATGCGCTCCCCATGTACGTTGCAGGATTCACGCAAGCGTTAATGTGGAAAGAGTTCAATCCGGATGGAACATTGGTCTACGGTAACTTTTTGGAAACGGTGACCCAAATTATCCCAATGTATTGGATGCGCGCTATTGGCGGTACGATGTTCCTGGTAGGAATGTTGATAATGGTCTACAATGTAATTGCAACCATCAGAAAAGGAAGCTCTGTGGAAGATGAGCTTGCCGAAGCAGCAGCATTGACAAGGGTGTCAAAAAAACGAGTTGCTGGAGAAACTTTCCACAATTGGTTGGAACGTAGACCTGTACAGCTTACGATTTTGGCAACCGTAGCTATATTGATAGGTGGAATCATTCAGATTGTTCCTACTATTCTGGTAAAATCAAATATTCCAACAATTACAAGTGTAAAGCCATATACACCTTTGGAATTGGAAGGACGTGATCTCTATATCCGTGAAGGTTGTGTGGGGTGTCACTCCCAAATGATAAGACCATTTAGAAGTGAGGTAGAACGCTATGGGGAATATGCCAAAGCAGGAGAATTTGTATATGACCATCCTTTCCTTTGGGGAAGTAAAAGAACGGGTCCGGATTTATTGCGGGTAGGTGGAAAATATTCTGATAACTGGCATCTAAATCACATGTACGACCCACAAAGTACTTCATCGGGCTCCATCATGCCAGCATACCAATGGTTGGTCACCAGTGAACATGATAGAAGCGCGGTAAAAAATAAAATGGAAGCTATGGTCAAGCTGGGCGTTCCCTATACCGAAGAAGACATTGCCAATGCAGGGCAATCCATGGCAGAACAATCCATACAAATTGAGAAGAACCTTTATACAGACCCTGAATTTGCCAGAACCTATGAGGCGGATAAAAAATATGCACAGGAAAATGGGGAGGATTTTGTTCAGATGCGCGATAGGGAAATAGTTTCGCTGATTGCCTATTTACAGCGATTGGGTACTGATATAAAAATTAAGGGAGACGATGGATTGTTGTCAGATAATAAAGAATAG
- a CDS encoding CcoQ/FixQ family Cbb3-type cytochrome c oxidase assembly chaperone, with amino-acid sequence MLKFVKNHMESIEGIASYPMISLLIFFVFFVLLFWWVFTATKAHIKEMEELPLDNDYHNQK; translated from the coding sequence ATGTTGAAATTTGTAAAAAACCATATGGAAAGTATTGAAGGGATTGCAAGTTATCCCATGATATCCCTGTTGATTTTCTTCGTGTTCTTTGTTTTGCTGTTTTGGTGGGTCTTTACGGCTACAAAAGCACACATAAAAGAGATGGAGGAACTCCCGTTAGATAACGATTACCATAACCAAAAATAG
- a CDS encoding cbb3-type cytochrome c oxidase N-terminal domain-containing protein yields the protein MSTKTPWWIRIPFLFFVIFGLMEYFIDSGEKPAIIEYPITQFFMLMVLMILIAIELILNSIENVMFQTLSPEAKERYLAVKNKKREWTWLNNIYKRLTKTKAIEKEGEIIMDHNYDGIRELDNVLPPWWVYMFYATIIFGVVYLVRFHVAGDYDQELEYEQEVAAAKIAIEEYKKTAKDLVDVNTVEFLADASDLSAGEKIFINNCVACHMADGGGGIGPNLTDEYWILGGGIKNVFNTISEGGRDGKGMVAWKQSLKPVEMAQVSSYILTLGGTTPANPKAPEGEIWVDPDAPAEAEEKIEEVTPVEQVVDSTDIAMN from the coding sequence ATGAGTACTAAAACGCCTTGGTGGATACGCATTCCGTTTCTATTCTTTGTAATCTTCGGATTAATGGAATACTTTATAGATTCCGGTGAGAAACCCGCAATTATCGAATATCCGATAACACAGTTTTTTATGCTCATGGTCTTGATGATCTTGATTGCGATAGAACTGATTCTGAATTCTATAGAGAACGTAATGTTTCAAACGCTTTCTCCTGAAGCAAAGGAGCGCTATTTGGCGGTAAAAAACAAGAAAAGGGAATGGACCTGGCTCAACAATATCTACAAGCGTCTAACAAAGACAAAAGCTATAGAAAAAGAGGGAGAAATCATCATGGACCATAATTATGATGGCATTCGCGAGCTTGATAATGTATTGCCGCCATGGTGGGTATATATGTTCTATGCCACAATTATTTTTGGTGTGGTTTATTTGGTTCGTTTTCACGTTGCAGGCGACTATGACCAAGAATTGGAGTACGAACAAGAAGTTGCAGCCGCAAAGATTGCAATAGAGGAATACAAAAAAACAGCAAAGGACTTGGTAGATGTCAATACTGTTGAATTTCTTGCCGATGCTTCAGATTTAAGTGCCGGAGAAAAAATCTTTATAAACAATTGTGTTGCATGCCACATGGCCGACGGTGGTGGTGGAATAGGACCAAACCTAACGGACGAATATTGGATTTTGGGAGGCGGCATCAAAAATGTGTTCAATACTATATCGGAAGGCGGTCGTGATGGAAAAGGAATGGTAGCGTGGAAACAAAGTCTTAAACCTGTTGAAATGGCCCAAGTGTCCAGTTATATATTGACCTTGGGCGGAACAACTCCTGCAAATCCAAAAGCGCCGGAAGGTGAAATTTGGGTAGACCCGGATGCTCCTGCCGAAGCAGAAGAAAAAATAGAAGAGGTAACACCTGTTGAGCAAGTTGTGGACTCTACGGATATTGCTATGAATTAA
- the ccoG gene encoding cytochrome c oxidase accessory protein CcoG, with the protein MEENFRDSIGTISEEGKRAWVYPKKPKGRFFEYRKYVSYVLLLFLVASPFIKIKGNQFLMFNILERRFNIFGFPFWPQDFHLVVISMLAGVIFIALFTVAYGRIFCGWVCPQTIFMEMVFRRVEYWIDGDRGAQMRLDRSPWNGKKIRKRVLKWTIFFIISFLIANVFLAYLIGSDKLIRYVFDGPSAHMGTIIPLLIFTAVFYFVFAWFREQVCIIACPYGRLQGVLLDNKSIVVAYDHKRGEAENGRKKFRKNEDRDALGHGDCIDCFQCVNVCPTGIDIRNGTQLECVNCTACIDECDHIMESIQKPKGLIRYASEDEINKKSKFKFTARMKGYTAVLTILIGILIGMLFLRSELEANIFRLPGQLYERKENNIISNVYTYKLMNKTTKDIEDISFRLLSHKGEIKMVSQDNFQISAEEPAEGTLFIEINNSELTGDKDKLEIGIYSGEKLVETTATQFLAPRSYH; encoded by the coding sequence ATGGAAGAGAATTTTAGGGATTCCATAGGTACAATATCAGAAGAAGGCAAGCGGGCATGGGTATACCCTAAGAAACCTAAAGGACGGTTTTTTGAGTACAGGAAATATGTGAGCTATGTGCTTTTACTCTTTTTGGTTGCTTCGCCATTTATCAAAATAAAGGGCAACCAGTTTTTAATGTTCAACATACTGGAAAGGCGTTTCAATATTTTTGGATTTCCGTTTTGGCCCCAAGATTTCCATTTGGTCGTAATTTCAATGCTTGCCGGTGTTATATTTATTGCCCTTTTTACAGTGGCGTATGGCCGTATATTCTGTGGTTGGGTATGTCCACAGACCATTTTTATGGAAATGGTATTCCGTAGGGTCGAATATTGGATAGATGGTGACCGTGGTGCACAGATGCGGTTGGATAGGTCTCCATGGAATGGGAAAAAGATACGCAAACGAGTTTTAAAATGGACCATCTTTTTCATTATCTCTTTCTTGATAGCAAATGTTTTTTTAGCATACTTGATCGGTAGCGATAAACTGATTCGATACGTATTCGATGGTCCTTCCGCACACATGGGAACCATTATTCCGTTGCTGATTTTTACGGCAGTATTTTATTTTGTTTTTGCATGGTTTCGCGAGCAGGTCTGTATCATTGCTTGTCCATATGGAAGATTACAGGGCGTGCTTTTGGATAATAAATCGATAGTGGTCGCATATGACCACAAACGCGGAGAAGCAGAGAATGGCCGCAAAAAATTCAGGAAGAATGAAGATAGGGATGCACTTGGCCATGGAGACTGTATCGATTGTTTTCAATGTGTCAATGTTTGCCCTACGGGGATTGATATTCGTAATGGTACCCAATTGGAATGTGTGAACTGTACGGCATGTATCGATGAATGTGACCATATTATGGAAAGCATCCAAAAACCCAAAGGGTTGATTCGTTATGCCAGTGAGGATGAAATTAACAAAAAATCCAAATTTAAGTTCACTGCTCGCATGAAGGGATACACTGCTGTTTTGACCATATTGATAGGGATACTAATAGGCATGCTTTTCCTTAGGAGCGAGTTGGAAGCAAACATATTTAGGTTGCCCGGGCAACTCTACGAGAGAAAGGAAAACAATATCATCAGCAATGTCTATACCTATAAATTGATGAACAAGACCACCAAGGATATTGAAGATATCAGTTTTAGATTATTGTCGCATAAAGGTGAAATAAAAATGGTTTCACAGGATAATTTTCAAATATCCGCCGAAGAACCTGCGGAAGGGACTTTATTTATAGAAATCAATAATTCTGAATTAACGGGGGATAAGGATAAGTTGGAAATTGGAATCTACAGTGGAGAAAAACTTGTAGAAACCACAGCGACACAATTTTTGGCTCCAAGGAGTTATCATTGA
- a CDS encoding FixH family protein, which produces MKINWGTSIVLAFVAFIAFILYFVVRMSTDDRANHDLVTDDYYKQELAYQNEINASKSATDMNATLEVIKSEEGLSIFFPKQFDYKEITGTVSLYRPSNKHLDVDFSISLSKTHLLIPDNSLLDGRWDIKIKWKYQGKTFLHKEKLVY; this is translated from the coding sequence ATGAAAATAAATTGGGGAACAAGTATAGTATTGGCCTTTGTAGCTTTCATTGCATTTATACTCTATTTCGTGGTACGAATGAGTACTGACGATAGAGCAAACCATGATTTGGTCACCGATGATTATTACAAGCAAGAACTAGCGTATCAGAATGAAATCAATGCATCTAAATCCGCTACGGATATGAATGCAACACTTGAGGTTATAAAATCTGAAGAAGGTTTATCCATTTTTTTTCCCAAACAATTTGATTATAAAGAAATTACGGGAACGGTGTCCCTTTACAGACCGTCTAACAAGCATTTGGATGTTGACTTTTCCATAAGTCTGTCCAAAACACATTTGCTCATACCTGACAATAGCTTGCTGGACGGTCGCTGGGACATTAAAATTAAATGGAAATATCAAGGAAAGACCTTTTTACATAAAGAAAAATTAGTTTACTGA
- a CDS encoding sulfite exporter TauE/SafE family protein produces MLLSALALGFLGSLHCLGMCGPIAFFLPLDRNSKIKKTIQLFIYHAGRLLAYGLIGMLFGFLGKGLSIFGMQQKLSIGIGIIMILLVVVPSRYFNKYRLSKPIYAALGKVKSKLGAELKKKTPDVFLTIGFLNGFLPCGLVYMALLGAIAFGSPLQGGFYMILFGAGTIPLMTLVVFSKGLLADPLKSKMRKLVPIFVMMIGVLFIIRGLGLGIPYVSPKPASANSVSASIECHQP; encoded by the coding sequence ATGTTGTTGTCTGCATTGGCATTAGGTTTTTTGGGAAGTCTGCACTGTTTGGGCATGTGTGGCCCCATAGCTTTCTTTTTGCCATTGGATAGAAACAGCAAAATAAAAAAAACCATTCAACTTTTTATATACCATGCCGGTAGATTGTTGGCCTATGGTTTGATCGGAATGCTCTTTGGCTTTTTGGGCAAAGGACTGTCCATTTTTGGAATGCAACAGAAATTGTCGATAGGAATAGGTATTATAATGATTCTTTTGGTAGTAGTTCCTAGTAGGTATTTCAATAAGTATAGACTATCGAAACCTATCTACGCCGCCTTAGGAAAAGTAAAGTCAAAACTTGGGGCCGAGCTCAAAAAAAAGACTCCAGATGTATTTTTGACCATCGGTTTTTTGAACGGCTTTTTGCCATGCGGATTGGTATATATGGCATTGTTGGGGGCAATTGCCTTTGGCAGCCCTTTACAAGGCGGATTTTACATGATTTTGTTTGGTGCCGGCACCATCCCCTTAATGACACTAGTTGTCTTTTCAAAGGGATTATTGGCAGACCCATTAAAATCTAAAATGCGAAAATTGGTTCCGATATTTGTGATGATGATCGGAGTCCTTTTCATCATCAGAGGGCTCGGTTTGGGCATTCCTTATGTTTCTCCCAAACCTGCTTCAGCCAATTCGGTATCCGCATCAATTGAATGTCATCAACCTTAA
- a CDS encoding acetyl-CoA hydrolase/transferase family protein codes for MKITSAEEVVKIVNSGDRVFVQGAAMTPNELIDALCDRHKEIKDVEIISIHTEGDAKYTQEPYINSFTLNSCFVGGNVRKSVNTPNADYIPIFLSEIPWLFKRNILPLDVAIVQVSSPDKHGYCSLGVSVDVALPAIRTAKKIIAQINPNVPRTHGTGIIHIDQIEFATEVDRPIHEHGIGSISDLEQKIGVNVASLIEDGATLQMGIGNIPNAVLTNLNNHKRLGIHTEMFSDGVLPLIESGVITGEEKAVKVGKIVSCFAVGSGKLYDFIDDNPICDFRDSGYTNDTARIRRNPKVTAINSAIEIDLTGQVCADTIGSYQFSGVGGQMDFIRGASLSNGGKPIFAISSTTNKGISKITPFLKQGAGVTTTRAHVHYVVTEYGVVNLYGKNLQQRAKALTSIAHPDHREMLEKAAHERFKG; via the coding sequence GTGAAAATTACATCAGCAGAAGAAGTAGTAAAAATTGTAAATTCAGGTGACCGTGTCTTCGTTCAGGGAGCGGCAATGACCCCTAATGAACTTATCGATGCACTTTGTGACCGTCATAAGGAGATAAAGGATGTGGAGATTATTTCGATCCATACCGAAGGAGATGCAAAATATACACAAGAGCCTTATATCAATTCCTTTACGCTAAACTCTTGTTTTGTGGGGGGTAATGTAAGAAAAAGTGTCAATACTCCAAACGCAGATTATATTCCAATTTTTTTGAGTGAGATTCCTTGGTTGTTCAAAAGAAACATTTTACCATTGGATGTTGCCATTGTTCAAGTTTCCAGTCCAGATAAACATGGATATTGTTCTTTGGGTGTTTCTGTAGATGTGGCTTTGCCCGCTATCCGAACAGCAAAGAAAATAATAGCCCAAATCAACCCTAATGTTCCCAGAACACATGGAACGGGCATCATCCATATTGATCAAATTGAATTTGCCACGGAAGTTGATAGACCTATACATGAGCACGGTATTGGTTCAATATCCGATTTGGAGCAAAAAATAGGTGTCAATGTTGCCTCTTTGATAGAAGATGGGGCCACATTACAGATGGGTATCGGAAACATTCCCAATGCTGTATTGACCAATCTGAACAACCATAAACGTTTGGGCATTCATACTGAAATGTTTTCAGATGGGGTTTTACCGTTGATTGAAAGTGGGGTAATCACTGGCGAAGAGAAAGCGGTAAAGGTTGGAAAAATTGTAAGTTGCTTTGCCGTTGGATCAGGAAAACTTTATGATTTCATCGATGATAATCCAATCTGTGATTTCAGGGATTCAGGTTATACGAACGATACGGCTAGAATCAGGAGAAATCCAAAAGTAACGGCTATCAATAGTGCCATTGAGATAGATTTGACGGGTCAGGTCTGTGCAGATACCATAGGGAGCTATCAGTTTTCTGGAGTAGGAGGCCAGATGGATTTTATTCGTGGAGCTTCATTATCCAATGGTGGTAAACCTATTTTCGCCATTTCCTCAACTACGAACAAAGGGATTTCCAAAATAACCCCTTTTTTAAAGCAAGGGGCAGGAGTGACCACCACAAGAGCACATGTTCACTATGTTGTCACTGAATACGGAGTGGTAAACCTGTATGGGAAAAATTTACAGCAACGGGCAAAGGCACTTACATCCATAGCACATCCAGACCATAGGGAGATGTTGGAAAAAGCTGCACATGAACGATTCAAGGGGTAA
- a CDS encoding ClbS/DfsB family four-helix bundle protein: MPRPKIKKDLQELSNANFEKLNNYIDSFSQTEQEEDFPKGTMNRNIRDVLGHLHHWHLMFLDWYIVGMKGEKPHIPAKGYNWRTIPALNKEIHEKYSNLDLEEIKKRFNKSHSKIMKIIDGHTNEELFERKRYEWTGNNAMGAYAIGVLSSHYDWAYKIIRKAKK; this comes from the coding sequence ATGCCCAGACCAAAAATCAAAAAGGATTTACAGGAACTAAGTAATGCGAATTTTGAAAAATTGAATAATTATATAGATTCCTTTTCGCAAACAGAACAGGAGGAAGATTTTCCTAAAGGAACCATGAACAGAAATATCAGGGATGTACTGGGCCACTTGCACCATTGGCATCTGATGTTTCTTGATTGGTACATTGTTGGAATGAAAGGTGAAAAGCCCCATATACCTGCAAAAGGCTATAATTGGCGTACCATACCTGCATTAAATAAAGAAATACATGAAAAATATTCAAATCTGGATTTGGAAGAAATCAAAAAGAGATTCAACAAATCACATTCTAAAATAATGAAGATAATTGACGGGCATACCAATGAAGAACTGTTTGAACGTAAGCGTTATGAGTGGACTGGCAATAATGCCATGGGAGCTTATGCCATAGGTGTATTGTCCAGTCATTACGATTGGGCCTATAAAATTATTAGAAAGGCAAAAAAATAA